A window of Halovivax gelatinilyticus genomic DNA:
CACTTCTCGAGCCGGACTTTCTCGAACGGCGGCTCTACCAGCTCCAGTTGGCCGGGACGGCGGCCGACGACCACACGCTCGTCTGTCTCCCGACGGGCCTCGGAAAGACCACCGTGAGCCTGCTGGTCACCGCCAGGCGGCTCGACGAGGTCGGCGGAACGTCGCTCATGCTCGCCCCGACGAAGCCCCTCGTCTCCCAGCACGCCGAGTTCTATCGCGAAGCCCTCAAAATCCCCGACGAGGAGATCGTCGTCTTCACCGGCGACGTCAGCCCGGACGACCGCGAGGCGCTCTGGAACGAAGCGACGATCGTGATGGCTACGCCGCAGGTGATCGAGAACGACCTCGTCGGGAGTCGAATCTCGCTCGCCGACGTGACCCACCTCACGTTCGACGAGTGTCACCGCGCGACCGGCGACTACGCGTACAACTACATCGCTGAGCGCTACCACGAAGACGCCCGATCGCCGCTCGTGACCGGCATGTCGGCGTCTCCCGGCGGCGACGAAGAGGCAATCTTGGAGGTCTGTGAAAACCTCGGCCTGCACGAGGTCACGGTGATGACACGCGAGGACGCCGACGTCGAGGAGTTTACCCACGACACCGACGTCGAGTGGGAGCGCATCGAGCTCCCCGACGAGGTCCTCGAGATTCGCGACGCGTTGAACGAGGTGATCACCGATCGCCTGGAGAAACTCAAGGAACTCGGCGTGGCGCGCTCGACCCAACCCGATCAGTCCCAGAAGGACCTCAATCGGATGCGCGCGGAGCTACAGAAGTTGATCAACAACGACCAGTCGGAGGGCTACAAAGGCATGTCCGCCCACGCCGAGGTGATGAAGCTCCGCCAGGCCGTGACGCTCGTCGAAACCCAGAGCGTCGAAGCGTTGCGTCGATACTTCGAACGCCAGCGCAATCAGGCCCGCTCGTCGGGAGCGTCGAAGGCGAGCCAGCGACTGGTCTCCGATCCCCGCGTCCGCGAGGCGATGCGACGCGCGGAGAAATTCGACCAACTTCACCCGAAGTACCGAAAGACCCGGATGTTACTCGCGGAGACGCTCGGACTCGACGGCGGCGAGCGGGTCATCGTCTTCACCGAATCCAGAGATACCGCCGAGGCGCTCACCGAGTTCCTCGGAGAGAGCTTCGACGCCCGCCGGTTCGTCGGCCAGGGCGACCGCGAGGGCTCCGACGGGATGACCCAGACCGAACAGCAATCGGCCCTCGAAGCCTTCCGGGCCGGCGAGTTCGAGGTGCTCGTCTCGACGTCCGTCGCGGAGGAGGGCCTCGACGTCCCCGACGTCGACCTCGTCCTCTTTTACGAACCCGTGCCGACGGCGATTCGATCGATTCAGCGAAAGGGCCGGACCGGTCGCCAGTCGGAGGGGCGCGTCGTCGTCCTGATGGCCGAAGACACCCGCGACGAGGCGTACTTCTGGATCTCACGGCGGCGGGAGAAGGAGATGGAATCGGAACTGCGCCAGCTCAAAGGACTGGCCGCAGAGCTCGCCGAGGAACTAGACGACTCCCAGCAGTCGCTCGCGGATTTCGAATCGGCCGACGGCCCGTCGGACGACTCCGGGAGCCAGGAACGCGAGGAACCATCGGCAGAGACGGGCGGCGATAAATCGGACAGTTCCAGTGGAAGTGGAGGGGTCGGCGAACAGCCGGGTCTTGCAGATTTCGCGGCAGAAACTGACGGTAAATCAGGCGGCGACCCCTCCACTTCCACTGGAGAGTCGGCGAGTGACCCGGTGCCGTCGGGCGATTGTGATGCAGTCGAAATCGTCGCCGACCAGCGGGAGATGGACGCGAACATCGCCAGAGATCTCTCGAAACGCGATGACGTGTCGGTTCGACTGGAGACGCTGTCGGTCGGCGACTACGTCTGCTCGGACCGCGTCGTCGTCGAGCGCAAGTCTACGGCCGACTTCGTCGACTCGCTGGTCGGCGGCGATCGGTCGATCTTCGAGCAGGTCGGCGCGATGGCCCGCCACTACGCCCGCCCGGTCGTCGTGGTCGAGGGTGGGCGACTCTACGAGCAACGGGACATCCACCCGAACGCGATTCGCGGCGCGCTCTCGAGTCTGGCCGTCGACTTCGGGGCGAGCGTCTTACACACCGAGAGCGAACGGGATACGACCGAGCTCCTGGCCGTCATCGCCGGTCGAGAGCAGGAAGTAGCCGACCGCGAGGTGTCCGTCCACGGCGAGAAACAGGACAAGACCCTCGGCGAGCAACAGGAGTACGTCGTCTCGTCGATCGCCGAGATCGGACCGGTGACGGCCCGCGCCCTGCTCAGTACGTTCGGGACCGTCGAGGCGGTCATGACCGCGACCGAAGACGAATTGCTCGACGTCGACGGCGTCGGCCCCGTCACTGCCGAGCGAATTCGAGAAGTCGTCGAGAGCGAGTACACCGGGTGAGTCGTCCGTCAGTGAAGCTTCAACTCGACGCGGCGTCCGTCCGGATCACGGACGTAGGCGGCCCACGCCCTGCCGTAGGCGCCGTAGCGCTCGAACGGTTCACCGTCTTCGACCGCGACGCCGTGGTCGCGTAACTCGGTGAGTAGCGTCTCGAGTTCGTCTCTCGAATCCGTCTCCGCTGAACGGACTAACAGACACAGGTGCTCGCCACCGACGTCTATCTCCCCGTCCGTCGGTACCAGGTGAACGTGTCTCCCGCCGGCGGCGACCGCGACGTAGGGAACCTCACCGGCGTCGAATCGCTCGCGGTCTCTGATAGGAAGCCCCAGCAGGTCGTGATAAAACGCGAGCGCCCGCTCTATGTCGGTCACCCGAATCGCGACGTGGTCGAGGTCGACGATAGCTCCGTCCATACCGAAGAATCGAACGGATTCCGGCTTATCCGTTCGGGTGTCGAAACCGTCACCGCCCTTCTACGTGGCAAAATTACGTTAATGGTGTCGTAGTTCTAATTATATTTAGTATTTAATTTCAAAAGTTTTATACGCCAGAGGGCGTTACAGGTTATTATCGATGGTTGAAGCGGGTGATGGGAGAAGCTGTCCCGAGTGTGCCGGGACGTTGCGCCCCTCGGGCACGGAGGTGTGCTGTGAGGAATGCGGACTTGTCGTCGACGTCGACCGGCTGGATCGCGGCCCCGAATGGCGGTCGTTCGCCGACGGGGTAGACCGACGTCGAACCGGCGCCCCGCTGACCCGATCGCGCCACGACCGCGGCCTCTCGACGGAAATCGGCTACGAGGCGACCGGTCGCATCACGGGTCGGAAACGCCGGCAACTGGCCAGAATGCGACGCGAACACGGACGGACACAGATCGCGACGAAAGCCGACAGTAACTGCGTGACTGGATTTAACGAGATTCGCAGACTGGTCGGTCGACTTTCACTCCCGTCTGACGCCACCGAACAGGCCTGTGCCCTCTTCGAATCGGCCCAAAACGAGGGGCTGCTTCCCGGCCGATCTGTCGAAGGGTTCGCCGCTGCGAGTATTTACGCCGTCTCCCGGACGTTGAACCTGCCACGGACGATCGACGAGGTCACCGCCGAATCGAAAGCCACCGAACGCGAGTTGAAAGCGGCCTACGACGCGATGAATCGGGAACTCGGCCTCCCGACGGGACCGATCGATCCCGCCCGCTTTCTGCCGCGCTTTGCCTCGGAACTGGACCTCGAAGTGGACGTCGAGCGCCAGGCTCGAACCTACCTCGAAACGCTCGTCCAGGAGAACGCCATCGGGAGTCGTAACCCGTGTGGCGTCGCCGCTGGCTGTCTCTACCTCGCCGCGAACGAACGCGGACTTGCCGTGACGCAGGCCGATGCCGGAACCGTCGCCGACGTCTCACCGGCGACGATCAGAAAGACCGTCGAGCGGATTAACGCCCTCAGATAGGCCCGCATAATCGCAACGACTTTTTCGATACCCCGACCAGCACCGGTATGGGAACCCGCGCGACGAATCTCCTGGGCGGACTGGTGGCCATCACGGCCGTCGCCACGCTCCCGCTCGGAATTCTCGCATTCGTCTTTTCCGGGTGGCAACTCGGGCTCGCCGTCTTCGTCGTCGGCTGGCTGCTTCTCGTTCCGACGTTCGCGATTCTGGCCGGCGTACTCGAAGAGTCTACGTCCGAAACCGACCGGCAACCGGCCGAGCGCGAGGATCCACTGGAAACGCTCCGCGAGCGCTACGCGAGCGGAGAAATCGACGAGACCGAGTTCGAACGTCGCGTCGACGAATTACTCGAAACCGATCCGACCGAGTCGGCGAGCAAAATCGACGAACGGACGACGGATCGAGAACTCGAACGGGAGTGAAAAAACGTCACGTCGTCCGCAGGTGATCGGTCTTGGGCTCGTAGACCTCGCCCTTCTGTTTGAGTTTCTCGATCTCGTGTTCGGCCTTCGACTCGTCCATGCCGATCTCGCCTGCCCGCTCTAGGACGACGTCGATGGGGGCGCCGTCGTCGTACTCCTCTTCGACGTCGGCGATGAGCGCCTTGATGTTCTTGACCCGATCGCGCTGGGACTTCGATCGGCCGGCCTCGACGATGTCGGCGTCGAACTCGCCCGTCTCGGGATCGACCCCGATATCCTGGAGACAGGCGCGGGTGATCTCGATGATCCGCTCTGCGTCCTCGCGCTCGACCGTATCGGAGAGCCGGATCCGGGCGCTGGCCTCCGCCAGCCTGACGAGCGCCTCGAGCTGCCGGGCGGTGACCGGAACCGGGGCGTCCTCGTCGACGCCCTTCGACCGCAGGTCGACGTAGAAGTTCTGAATCGCTTCGCGCGCCTCCTCGGTCATCCGGGGGTGACAGTTCTGCTTCGCGTAGGCGACGTACTTCCTGAGCAGGTCGGCGTCGATCGCCGGGTCGACCGTCGCAGTCATCTCCTCGATCTCCTCCGTGCTCACGTCGTGCGAGGTCATCTGCTCGCGCTGTGTCGTCAGCTCGCCCGCGTAGTTCGTGTTCAGGATGTGCTCTGCGAGGTTCGCGTCCTTCTCCTCGTCCGGCTGGTCCGTGACGGTGAAGATCAGATCGAACCGCGAGATGAGCGCCGGTTCTAAGTCGATCTGCTCGCCGATCGGCTCGTACTGGTCGAACCGGCCATACTTCGGGTTCGCCGCACCGAGGAGTGAACAGCGAGATTTCAAGGTCGCGTTGATCCCGGCTTTGGACACCGAGATTTTCTGCTGTTCGAGGGCTTCGTGCATGGCCGAGCGGTCGTCCGCGGCCATTTTATCGAGTTCGTCGACTGCGGCGATTCCCTGGTCGGCGAGGACGAGCGCACCCGCCTCGAGCGACCACTGCTGACCGTCGCCGAAATCGTCTCTAACCGCCGCTGCAGTAAGCCCCGCGCTACTGCTGCCTTTCCCGGAGGTGTAGACCGAACGGGGCGCAATATTTTGAATGTATGACAGCATCTGGCTTTTTCCTGTACCAGGATCACCGATCAGGAGCATGTGCAGGTCCCCCCTGATCCGCGAGCCGTCGGGGAGGTGTTTGGTGACGCCGGAAAAGAGCTGGAGCATCATCGAGAGCTTCTCCTGGTCGTAGCCGTAGATCGAGGGGGCGATCGAGTCGACCATCCGATCGTAGATGTCCTCGGACTGAGAGAGTTCGACGATCGCGGCTTTGTCCTCGTCGGTGATGTCCATGTCCTCGAACTGCTCTTCGTCGACCTCGACGGACATTCCCTCCATGTAGAAGTCGAAGACGGGCGATTTCTCCTGATCCGTTCCCTGCTGTTCGAGCCTGAGGACGCCGGTCGCAGAGACGTGATCGCCGGGCGTCACCTGGCCGGTGATGTCGTCTTCGATGTGGACGTCGATGGCCTGTGGCGTTTCGCCGCCGCGCAGGCCCTCCGGGCTCTCCTGGATGCGAAGCTTCTGGGAGTCGATGAACTCCGACTGGTCGAAGTTGACCCGGAAGGGCCCCTGTCGCTCGCAGCCGTGACACTCGTGGGGTTCCTGGAAGTCGCTCGTCGACTGGGGAACGCGCGTCAGCGTGCCACAGAGCTGGCACTCGAAGGCGGCTTCCTCGACCTTCGGGCGGACGTCCGTCGCCTTGCGGACGATGCCGCGCACCTCGACGAGGCTGTTCATGTGCTGGGCGCGGATCTCCCGTATCTCGGGCGTCTCGGTATCGGGAAGGTTCCTGATCCGGACGTGCGCGCGTCCGAGGCTGACGTCGATCGGGAGGTCGTAGAGACGGAGTGCCTCCTCGGCGTAGCGCTGGAGCTGTTCGGGCTGGGCCAGGTAGTCGTCTGCGAGATCGGGGTCGAAGCGGTAGAGGTCGTCCCAGTCGACGTGGAGCGATCGCTGCTCGGCCGGATATCGCTGGGCGAGTTCCTTGATTTCCGCGTCGTAGTAGTTGCGGAAGAATCCCTCGAAGGCGTCGATGAGTTCCTCGTTCCCCGCTTGCGCCATTGGACTGGTCTAGCGCGGTCATCCCAGATAAAGGGTCGCAAATTGCGGTGGTACTAGAGCGCGTGACGGTCGGCCCGAGTGATCGATCGGCTCCGTACCGGTTGTTCGGGGAGTTTCATCGGCCAGGAGCCCTCGTCAGGTGAGCGACGGTGAGTCACCACCTGGCAACAGCCTTAAATACTCGCCCGTCGCGAGTACCCACCCATGGACGAGAAGACGGAGGAACTGCGCGAGATTTTCACGAGCGTGACCGACGAGGAGACGGTAACCGAGTCACAGGAGGCCGGACGTGGATCGTTAGAGAAAGACGACCGCACGATCGAAGAGCGCGTCGCGGGCGTCGTCGGGCAGATGCGCGAGCGATACGCGTTCGACACCGCGCTCACGGACGAGGAACTGGTGTCGGTCGTCCACCGGTTCTACGAGGACGAAAGCGACGGGGCGATCGCGGCCGATCTCGGCGTCGCCGAAGACGAGATCTTCGAGGCGCGGATGGCGCTCCACCTGGTTCGATCGGCCGAACTCCCCGATCTCGATCTCGTGACGCTCAGAGAGCGCGAAGACGGCGACGAAATGCTCGCCGACGAGTTCGATGTCACGGTCGAAGAGATCCGGCGATACCGCGAACTCGCGCGAGCCCAGGCCGAATCGCGCGCGGCCAACGACCGCTATCGCGACGAGTTCGAGAGCCTCCTCTCGGACTCCGATCTCACCTCGCGAATGGCCGCAGACGTGCGCGAAGACGGGCTCGAAGACGCGACCGAGGGGATGGAAACCGACGTTTCGTTCTAACCCGCTCTCGCCTCGAAGATCGTCGACCCATTCCCGGCGTGATTCTCGTTCTACCGTTTATATACGATCGGGCGGCCAGGTCGGTGCGTGTCATCCGTCACGTTCGGCGAGCTACGATCGGCCGCGTTCTGTGCCAGACAGTGTTACTACGATCGAACGACCGACGGAGGGACGCCGCCGAAACGCCACGCGACGATCAAGGCGCTTGCCCACCGGTACGCGTCGTTACTCGACGCCGATCGCCGCCAGCTCACCGAGGAGCCGATCGCGATCGACCCTGCCGCCTACCGGGAGCGACTCGCTCGCGCTCGTGCTTTACACCCCCGGTGGGAAGAACTCTGCGAGCCGGCGGCGCGAGACGTGCTGGTCGCCGGGCGCGACTGTCGCGGGATCGTCGACAAAGTGCTCGAGGACCCGCTCGAACCCGTCATGATCGCGACCGGAAAGCCGCCCGATCGCGGCGTCTGGGAAGCCCACTCGATCAAGGCCGTCGCGGCGGCGAAGGCGCTCGCCTGGGAGTACGGAGAGCGAGTCGAACGAGCGACCCTCGAGTACCCCGCCTACGGCGTGGTCCGTCGGATCGACCTGACTACCCGGCGGAAAGCCGCCTACCGGCGCACGCTTCGGACCGTCCGCGAGATGGACGGACCGCCGGCGCGGACCGACGACCGGTCGAAGTGCGACCACTGCGAGTACGCTACACAGTGTGGGGTGAAGACGCGAACGCTCCGGTCGCTGCTCGGCGGAGGATAACGGCGACGGTGTTCGGATCGAATGCCCGCTCAGTTCGCCGCGAGCCAGCGCTCGATCCGATCGGCGTCCGCGCCGCGGCGGTGGATCGACTCCGTCGAGACGTCGACGACCGTACTCTCGATGCCGCCCGTCTCGCCGCCGTCGAGAAGGACCGCCGACGCCTCGCGGACCGGCTCGTCGACGTCCGCGAGCCGGAGTGCGCTCGGTTCGCCGCTTTCGTTCGCGCTGGTCGCAGTGATGGGCCGGTCGGCCAGCTCACAGAGCCGAAGCGCGATCCGGTGATCGGGTATCCTGACGCCCACGCGGTCTCGTCCGGCCGTGAGGACGTCAGGAACGTGCTCGCGGCGCGGGCAGAGGACCGTGACCGGGCCGGGCAGGAACGTCGCCATGAACCGACGTTCTCGGTCCGTCGCTCGAACGTGAGAGAGCGCCGTCGGAACCGACGGGACCGCCATCGAGATCGGATTTTCTCGATCGCGACCTTTCACGTCGTACACCCGCTCGATCGCCGCCGGATCGGTCGCGTCGGCGGCGAGCCCGTAGACCGTCTCGGTCGGGTACACGACGAGCTGACCCTCGGCGATCGCGTCGGCCGCCTCGCGAAGTTCGCCCATAGCCCATCGTCGGGTGATCGCGAGCAAAAAGGTAGCGCTCGTCGGTCAGAACGGTCGACGCTGTTCGGGTGAGAACGCGGCCCCGCTCACTCGGAACGGGCGGCCTCGATCGCGTCCGCGACGGCGTCGTAGTCCGGCGAGTCCGGCCACTCCGTCGCGACCCAAACGTACGCGACCGTTCCATCGTCGTCGAGCACGTAGATCGCGGGCCGGGGCTCTGTGATTCCCTCCATCCCGTCGAGATCGTGGACGACGCCGTAGGTTTCTGCGACGGCGTTCGTCGGATCGCTGAAGACGCCGTAGGGCAGGTTCTTCTCGTCGAGAAACCGCGAGAGTTCGTACGGACTCGAGATGGAGACCGCGGCGACCGTCTCGCCGTCCGGGGAATCGGCCCACGGGTCCGTCTCGACGCCGATCTCGCGATCGCGGAGTTCGGTTAGGGTGTACTCGGCGACGAAGGCGCCGGCCATCGTCGTAAAGACGAGGACGGTCGGTCCGTTCCCGACGAGATCCGACAGCGAGCGGTCGGCCCACTGTTCGGCGGTGACGAGCGGCC
This region includes:
- a CDS encoding peroxiredoxin family protein, which translates into the protein MPEFDIVEFEPADSVDRGETAPDFTRPLVTAEQWADRSLSDLVGNGPTVLVFTTMAGAFVAEYTLTELRDREIGVETDPWADSPDGETVAAVSISSPYELSRFLDEKNLPYGVFSDPTNAVAETYGVVHDLDGMEGITEPRPAIYVLDDDGTVAYVWVATEWPDSPDYDAVADAIEAARSE
- a CDS encoding L-threonylcarbamoyladenylate synthase, with amino-acid sequence MGELREAADAIAEGQLVVYPTETVYGLAADATDPAAIERVYDVKGRDRENPISMAVPSVPTALSHVRATDRERRFMATFLPGPVTVLCPRREHVPDVLTAGRDRVGVRIPDHRIALRLCELADRPITATSANESGEPSALRLADVDEPVREASAVLLDGGETGGIESTVVDVSTESIHRRGADADRIERWLAAN
- a CDS encoding CRISPR-associated protein Cas4, translated to MSSVTFGELRSAAFCARQCYYDRTTDGGTPPKRHATIKALAHRYASLLDADRRQLTEEPIAIDPAAYRERLARARALHPRWEELCEPAARDVLVAGRDCRGIVDKVLEDPLEPVMIATGKPPDRGVWEAHSIKAVAAAKALAWEYGERVERATLEYPAYGVVRRIDLTTRRKAAYRRTLRTVREMDGPPARTDDRSKCDHCEYATQCGVKTRTLRSLLGGG
- a CDS encoding SHOCT domain-containing protein; translation: MGTRATNLLGGLVAITAVATLPLGILAFVFSGWQLGLAVFVVGWLLLVPTFAILAGVLEESTSETDRQPAEREDPLETLRERYASGEIDETEFERRVDELLETDPTESASKIDERTTDRELERE
- a CDS encoding transcription initiation factor IIB, whose translation is MVEAGDGRSCPECAGTLRPSGTEVCCEECGLVVDVDRLDRGPEWRSFADGVDRRRTGAPLTRSRHDRGLSTEIGYEATGRITGRKRRQLARMRREHGRTQIATKADSNCVTGFNEIRRLVGRLSLPSDATEQACALFESAQNEGLLPGRSVEGFAAASIYAVSRTLNLPRTIDEVTAESKATERELKAAYDAMNRELGLPTGPIDPARFLPRFASELDLEVDVERQARTYLETLVQENAIGSRNPCGVAAGCLYLAANERGLAVTQADAGTVADVSPATIRKTVERINALR
- a CDS encoding DEAD/DEAH box helicase is translated as MAVTDDEIPSIDHPLLEPDFLERRLYQLQLAGTAADDHTLVCLPTGLGKTTVSLLVTARRLDEVGGTSLMLAPTKPLVSQHAEFYREALKIPDEEIVVFTGDVSPDDREALWNEATIVMATPQVIENDLVGSRISLADVTHLTFDECHRATGDYAYNYIAERYHEDARSPLVTGMSASPGGDEEAILEVCENLGLHEVTVMTREDADVEEFTHDTDVEWERIELPDEVLEIRDALNEVITDRLEKLKELGVARSTQPDQSQKDLNRMRAELQKLINNDQSEGYKGMSAHAEVMKLRQAVTLVETQSVEALRRYFERQRNQARSSGASKASQRLVSDPRVREAMRRAEKFDQLHPKYRKTRMLLAETLGLDGGERVIVFTESRDTAEALTEFLGESFDARRFVGQGDREGSDGMTQTEQQSALEAFRAGEFEVLVSTSVAEEGLDVPDVDLVLFYEPVPTAIRSIQRKGRTGRQSEGRVVVLMAEDTRDEAYFWISRRREKEMESELRQLKGLAAELAEELDDSQQSLADFESADGPSDDSGSQEREEPSAETGGDKSDSSSGSGGVGEQPGLADFAAETDGKSGGDPSTSTGESASDPVPSGDCDAVEIVADQREMDANIARDLSKRDDVSVRLETLSVGDYVCSDRVVVERKSTADFVDSLVGGDRSIFEQVGAMARHYARPVVVVEGGRLYEQRDIHPNAIRGALSSLAVDFGASVLHTESERDTTELLAVIAGREQEVADREVSVHGEKQDKTLGEQQEYVVSSIAEIGPVTARALLSTFGTVEAVMTATEDELLDVDGVGPVTAERIREVVESEYTG
- a CDS encoding conditioned medium-induced protein 4, which encodes MDEKTEELREIFTSVTDEETVTESQEAGRGSLEKDDRTIEERVAGVVGQMRERYAFDTALTDEELVSVVHRFYEDESDGAIAADLGVAEDEIFEARMALHLVRSAELPDLDLVTLREREDGDEMLADEFDVTVEEIRRYRELARAQAESRAANDRYRDEFESLLSDSDLTSRMAADVREDGLEDATEGMETDVSF
- a CDS encoding VOC family protein, which gives rise to MDGAIVDLDHVAIRVTDIERALAFYHDLLGLPIRDRERFDAGEVPYVAVAAGGRHVHLVPTDGEIDVGGEHLCLLVRSAETDSRDELETLLTELRDHGVAVEDGEPFERYGAYGRAWAAYVRDPDGRRVELKLH
- a CDS encoding minichromosome maintenance protein MCM, with the translated sequence MAQAGNEELIDAFEGFFRNYYDAEIKELAQRYPAEQRSLHVDWDDLYRFDPDLADDYLAQPEQLQRYAEEALRLYDLPIDVSLGRAHVRIRNLPDTETPEIREIRAQHMNSLVEVRGIVRKATDVRPKVEEAAFECQLCGTLTRVPQSTSDFQEPHECHGCERQGPFRVNFDQSEFIDSQKLRIQESPEGLRGGETPQAIDVHIEDDITGQVTPGDHVSATGVLRLEQQGTDQEKSPVFDFYMEGMSVEVDEEQFEDMDITDEDKAAIVELSQSEDIYDRMVDSIAPSIYGYDQEKLSMMLQLFSGVTKHLPDGSRIRGDLHMLLIGDPGTGKSQMLSYIQNIAPRSVYTSGKGSSSAGLTAAAVRDDFGDGQQWSLEAGALVLADQGIAAVDELDKMAADDRSAMHEALEQQKISVSKAGINATLKSRCSLLGAANPKYGRFDQYEPIGEQIDLEPALISRFDLIFTVTDQPDEEKDANLAEHILNTNYAGELTTQREQMTSHDVSTEEIEEMTATVDPAIDADLLRKYVAYAKQNCHPRMTEEAREAIQNFYVDLRSKGVDEDAPVPVTARQLEALVRLAEASARIRLSDTVEREDAERIIEITRACLQDIGVDPETGEFDADIVEAGRSKSQRDRVKNIKALIADVEEEYDDGAPIDVVLERAGEIGMDESKAEHEIEKLKQKGEVYEPKTDHLRTT